The genomic window CCGGCGCGACCCGCGCGCCGGACCATGAAGCCTGGCGTGTTACGCCGCGTCCTCGCGCCGGTCCTTCACGCGGACATAGGCGACGGCCGCGTGCTCGGCGCAGTAGGGCTTTCCGTTCATGGATTCCGCCGTGCAGAAGCGGAAGCCGGGCGTGCCGGGCTCGCCGATCGGCCAGCAGCAGCTGCGCGCGCTGGCGCGGGCGAAGGGCCGCAGCACATGGGCGGGCTTGGGCGCGCCGAGGGCGGCGGGCATCTCGGCCACGCGCGGCTCGGGCCGGCGGGCCTCCGGGCGCGGGGGCATGGGCGGGGCGGCGGGCGCGGCCATCACGGCGGCCGGCACCGGCGCCGCGGGCGGGGCGGCGGCCACCACGCGCAGCGGCGGCAGCGTCGGCCGGCGGCCGGCCGCGACGGGGCGCGGGGCGGCGGGGTCGCGCCGGATGGGGCTGGGCCGCGCGGGCAGTTGCAGGCGGTGCGCCTTACCCACAACGGAATTTTTCGAGACGCCCATGCGACGCCCGATCTCCGCGGTGGAATGTCCTTCGGACCACAACGCCCGCAGGCGCTCGATCGCTTCCGACGTCCAATCCATCTGGATGCCCCTTGGCTGAATACCAGATGATGTAGCAAAACGGGCTATTGACCTACAAGCGCTGGATTGTCCCGAGTCGGCAGAAACTTGTGGAAAAGCCTTGTCACTCCACTTCGGGTGGTGGCCGAATCCTTCGGGACTCATTGGGAATCATTAACTCATTGCCATTTTATGGCGATGCCGCTGAATTTTAACGGAATGCAAATCTTTCAGCGCGTGCCCAGCAGCACCAGCACCACGCCCGCCACCAGGATCAGCGCGCCCAGCACGTCCTTGCCCTTGAGCCGCTCGCCCAGGAAGAAGCGGCTGAACAGCAGGGTGAACAGGATTTCCACCTGGCCCACCGCGCGCACCAGGGCCACCGGCGCCAGCGCGAAGCCCATGAACCAGCAGGAGGAGCCGGCGGCGGACAGCGCCCCCACCTTCGCGCTGTCCCGCCAGGTGCGGAACACGGCCGAAAGCTGCCCCGGCTCCCGCCACAGCAGCCAGCCGCCCTGCATGACCGTCTGCATCGCATTGGTCAGCACCACGGCGAAGAGCGCCTTCAGCAGCACGTCCTCGCCCGGCAATTCGGCATTGGCGGTGCGGATGCAGATGGCCGTCAGCGCGAAGCAGAAGCCCGAGGACATGCCCCGCAACGCCGCCGGCTGGGTGGTGGCCCGCAGGATTTCGGCGGGGCTCAGCCCGCGGCCCGCCAGGGTCAGGTACATCACGCCCGCCACGCTGATCGCGATGCCGGCCCAGGAGGTCAGCGACAGCACCTCGCCCAGCACCACCACCGCGATGATGGAGGCCTGCACCGCCTCGGTCTTGGAAT from Roseococcus microcysteis includes these protein-coding regions:
- a CDS encoding GcrA family cell cycle regulator — its product is MDWTSEAIERLRALWSEGHSTAEIGRRMGVSKNSVVGKAHRLQLPARPSPIRRDPAAPRPVAAGRRPTLPPLRVVAAAPPAAPVPAAVMAAPAAPPMPPRPEARRPEPRVAEMPAALGAPKPAHVLRPFARASARSCCWPIGEPGTPGFRFCTAESMNGKPYCAEHAAVAYVRVKDRREDAA
- a CDS encoding DMT family transporter, whose amino-acid sequence is MSLWVLITLCAALFQTWRTALQQRLRGQLSLNGAAVVRYLYGVPFGLMILGTYWLIFGGGFGTPTLWFLALCAMAGLMQIFGTNLLISSFGPRGFAVGTAYSKTEAVQASIIAVVVLGEVLSLTSWAGIAISVAGVMYLTLAGRGLSPAEILRATTQPAALRGMSSGFCFALTAICIRTANAELPGEDVLLKALFAVVLTNAMQTVMQGGWLLWREPGQLSAVFRTWRDSAKVGALSAAGSSCWFMGFALAPVALVRAVGQVEILFTLLFSRFFLGERLKGKDVLGALILVAGVVLVLLGTR